One window from the genome of Salvia miltiorrhiza cultivar Shanhuang (shh) chromosome 7, IMPLAD_Smil_shh, whole genome shotgun sequence encodes:
- the LOC130993563 gene encoding protein FAR1-RELATED SEQUENCE 5-like isoform X1 yields MWHIMVKVMDKVPHRLKTDLQFKKDFNRLAWSEFTEPLSFERRWNDLMEKYGLVGDKWFDSMFAQRSYWIPSFFRDCHMSGLFKTTSMSESQNSFFRRYFNRGANLIEFFIHFERAIEAQRNQCDRLNSVDVSCFPKLVTDLAIERHAATVYTSGMFVEVQKQIVSASFSCCILEIRTGVGENVYVVEDGESGKFSVTYNLADYSCNCDCKHFVRCGWLCSHVFCVLKNVKIQRIPDQYILKRWTKGICVGGSTNSGGTDTLSQLYSLAYSCIGLVQGDSVKMEKLFQTLKGVHDSLSVNSSSSSNDDLFNEFYGGAPPEVVDVHPPDIVKTKGSGSRLKSRIEKALRDKNKPKRRCGNCKEMVNHDARNCDQERAVK; encoded by the coding sequence ATGTGGCATATCATGGTTAAAGTTATGGATAAGGTTCCACATCGACTTAAGACCGATTTACAGTTTAAAAAGGATTTTAATCGTCTTGCATGGTCTGAGTTTACTGAGCCTTTGAGTTTTGAACGAAGATGGAATGATTTAATGGAGAAATATGGTTTGGTTGGTGATAAATGGTTTGATTCTATGTTTGCTCAGCGTAGTTATTGGATTCCTTCATTTTTTAGAGATTGTCATATGAGTGGGTTATTTAAGACAACGTCTATGTCTGAGAGTCAGAATAGTTTTTTCCGTAGGTATTTCAATAGGGGTGCAAATCTGATTGAATTCTTTATTCATTTTGAGCGTGCTATTGAAGCTCAAAGAAATCAGTGTGATCGTCTCAATAGTGTTGATGTTTCTTGTTTCCCAAAGTTGGTGACAGATCTGGCAATTGAAAGGCATGCAGCAACTGTTTATACTAGTGGGATGTTTGTTGAGGTTCAAAAGCAGATTGTTTCAGCTAGTTTCAGTTGCTGCATATTGGAGATTAGGACTGGTGTCGGCGAGAATGTTTATGTAGTTGAAGATGGTGAAAGTGGTAAATTTAGTGTCACTTATAATTTGGCTGACTATAGTTGCAATTGTGATTGCAAGCACTTTGTGAGGTGTGGTTGGCTTTGTTCgcatgtattttgtgtgttgaaGAATGTTAAGATTCAGAGGATTCCTGATCAATATATATTAAAGCGTTGGACAAAAGGAATTTGCGTTGGTGGAAGTACAAATTCTGGTGGGACAGATACTCTCTCTCAGTTATATTCTTTAGCTTATAGTTGTATAGGTCTGGTTCAAGGTGATTCTGTAAAGATGGAGAAGTTATTTCAAACTTTGAAAGGTGTGCATGATTCTTTGTCTGTGAATAGTTCTAGCAGTTCAAATGATGATCTTTTTAATGAGTTTTATGGTGGTGCACCTCCTGAAGTAGTTGATGTTCACCCACCTGATATTGTGAAGACAAAAGGTAGTGGAAGTCGTTTGAAGTCGAGGATTGAGAAGGCTTTAAGGGATAAGAATAAACCGAAACGAAGATGTGGCAATTGCAAAGAGATGGTGAACCATGATGCTCGTAATTGTGATCAGGAACGTGCTGTTAAAtag
- the LOC130993561 gene encoding pectinesterase inhibitor 4-like, whose translation MMAFSSKHNFLITLVALTLSINIIVPTSAATSKESSTNFVVKSCKTTTYSSLCVKTLLPYASTVGTNPLKLCKVALKAAVLATYNCSATVTKLAKQKGLKKAEAMAVKDCIGDLKDAITELKDTLTAMTHMNDGDREFQWANAKTYASAAITDADTCVDGILDRKVNTAVRNKIKSCATAVEKHMSNALALINHLY comes from the coding sequence atgaTGGCATTTTCAAGCAAACATAATTTCCTGATCACACTGGTGGCCCTCACCCTCTCGATCAACATTATAGTTCCGACCTCCGCCGCCACGTCAAAGGAAAGCTCGACTAACTTCGTGGTGAAATCGTGCAAAACGACGACGTACTCGTCGCTGTGCGTGAAGACGCTGCTCCCCTACGCGTCGACGGTGGGCACCAACCCGCTGAAGCTGTGCAAGGTGGCCCTCAAGGCGGCGGTGCTGGCCACCTACAACTGCTCGGCCACGGTGACCAAGCTGGCCAAGCAGAAGGGGCTGAAGAAGGCCGAGGCCATGGCCGTCAAGGACTGCATCGGCGACCTCAAGGACGCCATCACCGAGCTCAAGGACACGCTCACCGCCATGACCCACATGAACGACGGCGACAGGGAGTTCCAGTGGGCCAATGCCAAGACCTACGCCAGCGCCGCCATCACGGACGCCGACACCTGCGTCGACGGCATCCTCGACCGGAAGGTCAACACGGCCGTCAGGAACAAGATCAAGAGCTGTGCCACCGCTGTGGAGAAGCATATGAGCAACGCCTTGGCCCTTATTAACCATCTCTATTGA
- the LOC130993563 gene encoding protein FAR1-RELATED SEQUENCE 5-like isoform X2, which yields MAYAKRCGFKSRLGAVKRKKSGVIISRLIFCSREGLSKSGGNIRSRMSTRVDCKARIILRVVDGGSYTIVNFIEGHSHRFVSDNLQHFMLSNRKLDHGHKKFVLNCVKTNIGPVKSFHLFKELVGGYDKVGCTAVDFKNFARDLRAYVLGSDAQILLNNLFNKREICSDFQFEYAVDSSDKLTRLFWADPLSIQKYDAFGESVSFDATYSTNRYNLIFVPFTGKDNHGSCVTFGAGLISHEDEESYSWVLEKFVECMRRRPMMIITDQDPA from the exons ATGGCTTATGCTAAGCGTTGTGGATTTAAGTCGCGTCTTGGTGCTGTTAAGCGTAAGAAATCTGGGGTGATTATTTCTAGACTTATTTTTTGTAGTCGGGAAGGGTTAAGTAAATCTGGTGGAAATATTAGATCTAGGATGAGTACAAGAGTAGATTGCAAAGCTCGTATTATTCTTCGTGTTGTTGATGGTGGTTCTTACACTATTGTGAATTTTATTGAGGGTCATAGTCATCGATTTGTTTCAGATAATCTTCAACATTTTATGTTGTCTAATCGTAAGTTGGATCATGGGCATAAGAAGTTTGTATTGAACTGTGTTAAAACCAATATTGGTCCTGTTAAATCATTCCATTTGTTTAAGGAATTGGTTGGGGGTTATGATAAAGTTGGATGTACAGCGGTGGATTTTAAGAATTTTGCACGTGATTTGCGTGCATATGTTCTTGGTTCTGATGCTCAGATTCTATTGAATAATTTGTTCAATAAGCGTGAAATTTGTAGCGATTTTCAGTTTGAATATGCAGTTGATAGTTCTGATAAACTTACAAGGCTGTTTTGGGCTGATCCTTTATCAATTCAGAAATATGATGCTTTTGGTGAATCTGTATCATTTGATGCGACATACTCAACTAACAG ATATAATCTTATATTTGTGCCATTCACTGGTAAAGATAATCATGGAAGTTGTGTGACCTTTGGTGCTGGTCTAATTTCTCATGAGGATGAGGAATCATATTCATGGGTTCTTGAGAAGTTTGTTGAATGCATGAGGAGAAGACCAATGATGATTATTACAGATCAAGATCCAGCTTAA